One genomic segment of Mycolicibacterium psychrotolerans includes these proteins:
- a CDS encoding Fur family transcriptional regulator, whose product MTGAIRATRQRAALTALLENIDDFRSAQELHDELRKRGEGVGLTTVYRTLQQMAAAGAVDTLRTDTGESVYRLCSEQHHHHLVCRQCGSTVEISGGEVETWAAEIARNHGFSDVSHTIEIFGICGRCGTARG is encoded by the coding sequence GTGACCGGGGCGATCCGCGCGACCCGGCAACGCGCCGCCCTGACCGCGCTGCTGGAGAACATCGACGACTTCCGCTCCGCGCAGGAACTGCACGACGAACTGCGCAAGCGGGGCGAAGGCGTCGGCCTGACCACGGTCTACCGCACGCTGCAGCAGATGGCCGCCGCCGGCGCCGTCGACACGCTGCGCACCGACACCGGCGAGTCGGTGTACCGGCTCTGCTCGGAGCAGCATCACCATCACCTGGTGTGCAGGCAGTGTGGGTCGACGGTCGAGATCTCCGGCGGTGAGGTCGAAACGTGGGCTGCCGAGATCGCCCGCAACCACGGCTTCTCCGACGTCAGTCACACCATCGAGATCTTCGGGATCTGCGGGCGCTGCGGCACGGCGCGCGGCTAG